A genomic window from Elaeis guineensis isolate ETL-2024a chromosome 3, EG11, whole genome shotgun sequence includes:
- the LOC105041457 gene encoding zinc finger CCCH domain-containing protein 2 — MMMGEGSHYNPTVHVPPWTPFDDPTAGGAYNLPVSGVTGDSGHCSPYALGEAALAALQRYLPCNESYAAGEDSDESDLADAPVDAYSCDEFRMYEFKVRRCARGRSHDWTECPYAHPGEKARRRDPRKYHYSGTACPDFRKGNCKRGDACEFAHGVFECWLHPSRYRTQPCKDGTACRRRVCFFAHTPEQLRVLPEQQQQQQQQQQQQLSPRTAAADSYDGSPLRHQHTLESYVSKNLISSSPTSTLISPPISPPSDSPPMSPSGGPAVRRSSWPVNEVLASLRQLQLSKVRSTPSSWGYGMGGGSGFGSPRGGTGLRVGFCSLPSTPTRTSAVSGGAVWLEGPEGGSLEGEEPVERVESGRPLRAKMFERLSKDSVLERPDVATSAAPAPDVGWVSELVK, encoded by the coding sequence ATGATGATGGGAGAAGGGAGCCATTACAATCCAACGGTTCACGTTCCGCCGTGGACCCCCTTCGACGATCCGACAGCGGGTGGCGCGTACAACCTCCCCGTGAGCGGGGTCACCGGCGACAGCGGGCACTGCTCCCCGTACGCGCTGGGCGAGGCGGCGTTGGCCGCGTTGCAGCGCTACCTCCCCTGCAACGAGTCTTACGCAGCGGGGGAGGATTCCGACGAGTCGGACCTGGCGGACGCACCGGTTGACGCCTACTCGTGCGACGAGTTCCGGATGTACGAGTTCAAGGTGCGGCGGTGCGCAAGGGGGCGTTCCCACGACTGGACTGAATGCCCCTACGCCCACCCGGGCGAGAAGGCTCGCCGGAGGGATCCACGGAAGTACCATTACTCCGGTACCGCCTGCCCGGACTTTCGGAAGGGCAACTGCAAGCGGGGCGACGCCTGCGAGTTCGCGCATGGGGTGTTCGAGTGCTGGCTCCATCCGTCCCGCTATCGGACCCAGCCGTGCAAAGATGGCACCGCCTGCCGTCGCCGCGTCTGCTTCTTCGCTCACACGCCCGAGCAGCTCCGCGTGCTTCCggagcagcagcaacagcagcagcagcagcagcaacaacagCTAAGTCCGAGGACTGCAGCCGCGGACTCCTACGATGGTTCTCCGCTTCGTCACCAGCATACCCTGGAGTCTTACGTTTCCAAGAATCTGATATCGTCGTCTCCAACCTCGACGCTGATCTCGCCGCCGATATCTCCGCCCTCGGACTCGCCCCCGATGTCTCCGAGCGGTGGCCCGGCGGTGCGGCGGTCGTCGTGGCCGGTGAACGAGGTGCTGGCGTCGTTGAGGCAGTTGCAGCTGAGCAAGGTGAGGTCCACGCCGAGTTCCTGGGGGTATGGAATGGGTGGCGGATCTGGATTTGGTTCACCGAGGGGTGGGACGGGTTTGAGGGTGGGGTTCTGTAGCTTGCCATCGACGCCGACGAGGACGTCAGCGGTCAGTGGGGGCGCCGTGTGGCTGGAGGGGCCGGAAGGAGGCTCGCTCGAGGGAGAAGAGCCGGTGGAGAGGGTGGAGTCTGGGAGGCCGCTGAGGGCGAAGATGTTCGAGAGGCTTAGTAAGGACAGCGTTCTGGAGAGACCGGATGTCGCCACGTCAGCGGCTCCGGCGCCGGACGTTGGTTGGGTTTCCGAGTTGGTGAAGTAG
- the LOC105040492 gene encoding probable inositol oxygenase, giving the protein MHSQISGKGQLFFVGFLYISCSPFFFLVLTSSKMTIAIEQPQIEVEVENKQIPSDDPTELVLDGGFTVPETNSFGHSFREYDAESERQKTVEEFYRTNHIHQTYKFVKRMREDYGKLDRAEMSIWECIELLNEFIDESDPDLDEPQIEHLLQTAEAIRKDYPDEDWLQLTGLIHDLGKVLLHPSFGQLPQWAVVGDTFPVGCAFDECNVHHKYFKENPEYSNPIYSTKLGVYSEGCGLDNVLMSWGHDDYMYLVAKENKTTLPSAALFIIRYHSFYPLHRHGAYQHLMNDEDKENMKWLHIFNKYDLYSKSKVRIDVEKVKPYYLSLIEKYFPAKLKW; this is encoded by the exons ATGCATTCTCAAATCTCAGGCAAAGGCCAACTCTTTTTTGTTGGATTCCTCTACATTTCTTGCTCACCGTTCTTTTTCCTAGTCCTCACAAGTTCCAAGATGACGATCGCCATCGAGCAGCCTCAGATTG AGGTGGAAGTCGAAAACAAACAAATCCCCTCTGATGATCCTACGGAGTTGGTATTGGATGGTGGTTTCACGGTGCCCGAGACTAATTCGTTTGGCCATTCCTTCAG GGAATATGATGCCGAATCTGAGAGGCAGAAGACCGTCGAAGAGTTTTATCGCACGAACCACATTCACCAGACCTACAAATTC GTGAAGAGGATGAGGGAGGACTACGGCAAGTTGGATAGGGCGGAGATGAGCATTTGGGAATGCATTGAGCTCCTCAATGAGTTTATTGATGAAAGCGATCCGGATCTCGATGAGCCCCAGATCGAGCACCTGTTACAGACTGCTGAAGCAATCAGAAAGGACTATCCTGATGAGGATTGGTTGCAATTAACTGGCCTAATTCATG ATCTTGGGAAGGTCCTTCTCCATCCTAGCTTTGGACAACTTCCTCAGTGGGCTGTTGTGG GTGACACATTTCCTGTGGGGTGCGCTTTTGATGAGTGCAATGTTCACCATAAG TATTTCAAAGAAAACCCAGAGTACAGCAATCCCATATACAGCACCAAACTTGGAGTTTATTCTGAAGGATGCGGACTTGACAATGTATTGATGTCTTGGGGACATGATGATTATATGTATTTG GTGGCCAAAGAGAATAAGACCACTTTGCCATCTGCTGCCCTGTTCATCATCCGCTATCATTCCTTCTACC CATTGCACAGGCATGGAGCCTATCAACACCTCATGAATGATGAGGATAAAGAAAATATGAAGTGGCTACATATATTTAA CAAATATGATCTTTACAGCAAAAGTAAAGTTAGAATAGATGTAGAGAAAGTGAAACCATACTACTTATCACTCATTGAGAAG TATTTCCCTGCAAAGTTGAAATGGTGA